A stretch of the Marinobacter sp. JH2 genome encodes the following:
- a CDS encoding FAD-dependent oxidoreductase, which yields MANQQKETTVIVGGGHAAGALLTTLLQKKYQHEVVLVGEEPHPPYQRPPLSKNYLAGEVDQESLYLKPRSVYENAGHQLRLGVRAEQIDRDNKTISLSDQSTLKYDRLVLATGSHVRRLNAPGADLKGIHYLHDIADSDALREQLVPGKRLVIVGGGYIGLEVASSATKKGVDVTVLEAAERLMQRVTGPEMSEFFYTKHSNAGVDLRLNTAVTGFEASDQGHVAGVTLASGGTVPADIVLVSVGVAPETALAEAAGLPCDDGIIVDEFTRTEDPAILAIGDCTRHRNLFFEKMQRLESVANAVDQARTVAATLMGEKKPYNSAPWFWSNQYDVRLQMVGLSQYHDQRVLRGSPEDKGFAVFYLRDGCVIAVDAVNLPIAFMVGKTLVQQRRQVNPEMLKDPDIELKSLVSGQSIN from the coding sequence ATGGCAAACCAACAGAAAGAGACGACAGTCATCGTTGGCGGCGGGCACGCAGCAGGTGCGCTCCTGACAACCTTGCTGCAAAAGAAATATCAACATGAAGTGGTCCTGGTGGGCGAAGAGCCACATCCACCCTATCAGCGGCCGCCCCTGTCCAAGAACTACCTGGCAGGCGAGGTGGATCAGGAGTCGCTGTACCTCAAGCCGCGCTCGGTGTACGAGAACGCCGGCCATCAGTTGCGGCTCGGTGTACGTGCCGAACAAATTGATCGGGACAACAAGACCATCAGTTTGTCGGACCAGAGCACATTGAAATACGATCGACTGGTCCTGGCCACGGGGTCACACGTTCGACGCCTGAACGCACCCGGGGCTGACTTGAAGGGCATTCATTACCTACATGACATAGCTGACTCGGATGCCCTGCGTGAACAACTGGTTCCGGGGAAACGCTTGGTCATCGTGGGTGGTGGTTACATTGGCCTTGAAGTGGCATCCAGCGCTACCAAAAAAGGCGTTGATGTCACGGTACTGGAAGCGGCCGAGCGTCTTATGCAGCGTGTAACAGGCCCGGAAATGTCGGAGTTTTTTTACACCAAACACAGTAACGCTGGCGTGGATCTACGCCTGAACACGGCGGTAACCGGTTTCGAAGCTAGCGATCAGGGGCATGTGGCTGGCGTGACATTGGCGAGCGGCGGCACTGTACCGGCCGACATAGTGCTCGTTTCAGTGGGTGTGGCGCCAGAAACCGCCCTGGCTGAGGCCGCCGGCCTGCCCTGTGATGACGGCATTATTGTTGACGAGTTTACCCGCACAGAAGATCCAGCCATCCTGGCGATCGGCGACTGTACCCGCCACCGGAATCTTTTCTTCGAGAAGATGCAGCGCCTTGAATCTGTCGCCAACGCGGTTGATCAGGCCCGGACAGTGGCGGCAACCCTGATGGGCGAGAAGAAACCCTATAATAGCGCTCCATGGTTCTGGTCGAACCAGTATGACGTGCGTCTGCAGATGGTGGGGTTGTCGCAATATCATGATCAGCGTGTGCTGCGCGGAAGCCCGGAAGACAAGGGATTTGCGGTGTTTTATCTCCGCGACGGCTGTGTCATTGCTGTTGATGCGGTTAACCTGCCCATCGCTTTTATGGTCGGCAAGACCCTCGTTCAACAACGCAGGCAGGTCAATCCTGAAATGTTGAAGGATCCGGATATTGAACTGAAGTCCTTGGTGAGCGGTCAGTCCATAAATTGA
- a CDS encoding cytochrome P450, whose product MPTLSKTFDDIQSRVINATSRVVPMHRQIQGLKLLMSAKKKAFGPRRPVPEFVESVIPDVNTLALEDIDVSNPFLYRQDQWRAYFKRLRDEAPAHYQKNSPFGPFWSVTRFEDIMFVDKSHDLFSAEPQIILGDPPEGLSVEMFIAMDPPKHDVQRSSVQGVVAPKNLKEMEELIRSRTGDVLDSLPLGQPFNWVPTVSKELTGRMLATLLDFPYEERHKLVEWSDRMAGAASATGGEYAEEEIMFDDAADMAWSFSRLWRDKEARRAAGEEPGFDLISLLQSNDDTKDLINRPMEFIGNLTLLIVGGNDTTRNSMSGGLVAMNEFPKEFEKLKAKPELIPNMVSEIIRWQTPLAYMRRVAKQDVELGGQTIKKGDRVVMWYASGNRDERKFEDPDHFIIDRKDARNHMSFGYGVHRCMGNRLAELQLRILWEEILKRFDKIEVVGEPERVQSNFVRGYSELMVQLTPKS is encoded by the coding sequence ATGCCAACACTGTCTAAAACATTTGACGACATTCAATCCCGAGTGATCAATGCTACCTCCAGGGTGGTACCGATGCACAGGCAGATCCAGGGGCTGAAACTGTTAATGAGCGCCAAGAAGAAGGCCTTCGGCCCACGCCGGCCGGTGCCCGAATTTGTTGAATCAGTCATCCCGGACGTTAACACGCTGGCCCTTGAGGACATCGATGTCAGCAATCCATTTTTGTATCGGCAGGATCAGTGGCGCGCCTATTTCAAACGGTTGCGCGATGAGGCTCCGGCGCATTACCAGAAGAACAGCCCCTTCGGCCCCTTTTGGTCGGTGACTCGCTTTGAGGACATCATGTTCGTAGACAAGAGTCACGACCTGTTTTCCGCCGAGCCGCAAATCATATTAGGCGACCCTCCAGAGGGGCTGTCGGTGGAAATGTTCATAGCCATGGATCCGCCAAAACACGATGTGCAGCGCAGCTCGGTTCAAGGCGTGGTGGCACCGAAGAACCTGAAGGAAATGGAGGAGCTGATCCGATCGCGTACCGGCGATGTGCTTGACAGCCTGCCTCTGGGCCAGCCCTTCAACTGGGTGCCCACTGTATCGAAGGAACTCACCGGTCGCATGCTCGCAACCCTTCTGGATTTTCCTTACGAGGAACGTCACAAGCTGGTTGAGTGGTCGGATCGGATGGCCGGGGCAGCATCGGCAACCGGCGGCGAGTATGCCGAAGAAGAGATCATGTTTGACGACGCGGCTGACATGGCCTGGTCCTTCTCCAGGCTCTGGAGGGATAAGGAAGCGCGCCGCGCGGCGGGCGAAGAGCCCGGTTTCGATTTGATCAGCCTGCTACAGAGCAACGACGACACCAAAGATCTGATCAATCGCCCGATGGAGTTTATCGGCAATCTGACGCTGCTTATCGTTGGCGGCAATGATACCACTCGCAACTCAATGAGTGGTGGCCTGGTGGCCATGAACGAATTCCCAAAGGAGTTCGAAAAACTGAAGGCAAAACCGGAACTGATTCCGAACATGGTGTCGGAAATCATCCGCTGGCAAACGCCGCTGGCCTATATGCGCCGAGTCGCCAAGCAAGATGTTGAGCTGGGCGGCCAGACCATCAAAAAGGGCGATCGCGTTGTGATGTGGTACGCCTCGGGCAACCGTGACGAGCGCAAGTTCGAGGACCCCGATCACTTCATTATCGATCGCAAGGACGCACGAAACCATATGTCATTTGGCTACGGTGTTCACCGTTGCATGGGCAACCGCCTGGCCGAATTGCAACTGCGTATCCTATGGGAAGAGATTCTCAAACGCTTTGACAAGATCGAAGTCGTCGGCGAGCCGGAGCGCGTGCAGTCCAACTTCGTGCGGGGCTATTCGGAGCTGATGGTCCAGCTGACACCAAAAAGTTAA
- a CDS encoding rubredoxin produces MTCGHIYDEALGDEAEGFPAGTRFEDIPDDWCCPDCGATKEDYVLYED; encoded by the coding sequence ATCACTTGCGGCCATATCTACGATGAAGCTCTCGGAGATGAAGCCGAAGGCTTCCCTGCCGGCACTCGTTTTGAAGATATTCCAGACGATTGGTGCTGTCCGGACTGTGGTGCCACAAAAGAGGACTATGTCCTCTATGAAGACTAG
- a CDS encoding OmpW family outer membrane protein encodes MKPKIISKVSLVAFLLLSLAASLANAQSEPVYSRGDWVVGLNATRVLTDEDLRSASAGGAPVPNSNLSINNDTTISFDVSYFLSNQLAFNIFGGIPASADLQGEESLSGLFLGQTDYGPVILSLQYHVLTGSNFSPYFGAGVGRILFLDEKDRALTDFDVEDTWAPAVQAGFRWKIHNNWSANFDVRYAPFKADITGNLGPAPVQAEVEVDPTIVSIGVAYRF; translated from the coding sequence ATGAAACCTAAAATAATTAGTAAAGTCTCGTTAGTGGCGTTCCTTTTACTTTCACTTGCTGCGAGCCTGGCCAACGCTCAATCTGAGCCGGTTTACAGTAGAGGCGACTGGGTGGTTGGGCTGAATGCCACTAGAGTTCTAACCGATGAAGATTTGCGATCAGCCTCTGCGGGGGGTGCCCCCGTTCCAAATTCCAACCTGTCTATTAACAACGATACGACCATATCATTCGACGTGTCGTATTTTCTGAGTAATCAGCTGGCATTCAACATTTTTGGCGGCATTCCCGCTAGTGCGGACCTCCAGGGCGAAGAGTCTCTCTCCGGTCTTTTTCTTGGTCAAACAGATTATGGTCCGGTAATTCTTTCGCTTCAGTATCATGTCTTGACGGGTAGCAACTTCTCTCCGTACTTTGGAGCGGGTGTAGGACGGATTCTCTTTTTAGATGAAAAGGATCGCGCACTAACCGACTTCGACGTCGAAGATACATGGGCCCCTGCGGTTCAGGCTGGTTTTCGCTGGAAGATACACAATAACTGGTCGGCAAATTTTGACGTTAGATATGCACCCTTCAAGGCGGATATCACCGGTAACCTGGGCCCGGCCCCTGTTCAGGCAGAAGTGGAAGTGGACCCCACTATCGTGAGCATCGGAGTCGCATATCGCTTTTAA
- a CDS encoding choline dehydrogenase, whose amino-acid sequence MTTEQFDYVVVGAGSAGCAVASRLSESGRHSVLLLEAGPESRRNPFVNMPLGFLQLMFSRRYNWQFNTEPQRHMHDRALFQPRGKMLGGSSGMNAQVYIRGHARDYDEWARLGCKGWSYAEVLPYFRRSEHFEPKLTPNEAEFHGQGGPLNVAERRYTNPLSTAFVEAATQAKYRLNTDFNGSEQEGVGFYYAYQKDGTRCSNARAYLEPATARSNLTVCSGAYVTRVLLEDTRATGVEYRDTKGLTQVRAGREVVLCGGAFNSPQLLMLSGIGPREELSRHGIELRHALGGVGQNLQDHIDVFVRVSARSRQSISMHPSYWLKGLWGALTYLSGRRGVLSSNGAEAGGFIRSRPEEPVPDLQLHFAPMLYDDHGRDLKTAMSGYGYAVMIYGLRPSSRGRVGLHSADPFAAPLIDPNYMAESADVERLVRGVHLVRKILAQAAFAPHHEVEVLPGPALQNDDDLAAWVRRSGESAYHPVGTCKMGVDPMAVVDPRLRVHGLQCLRVVDASIMPTLVGGNTNQPATMIGEKGAAMILEDAGEMVG is encoded by the coding sequence ATGACGACCGAACAATTTGACTATGTCGTGGTTGGCGCGGGCTCGGCCGGATGTGCTGTCGCCAGCCGCCTGTCGGAGAGCGGTCGCCATTCTGTGCTGCTGCTTGAAGCCGGTCCGGAGAGCCGCCGCAACCCTTTCGTGAACATGCCGCTGGGTTTCCTGCAGCTAATGTTCAGCCGCCGCTACAACTGGCAGTTCAATACCGAACCGCAGCGTCACATGCACGACCGGGCGCTTTTTCAGCCGCGGGGCAAGATGCTTGGCGGTTCCAGCGGCATGAACGCGCAGGTCTATATTCGCGGGCATGCCCGGGACTACGACGAGTGGGCACGGCTGGGGTGCAAAGGGTGGTCATACGCCGAGGTGTTGCCCTACTTCCGCCGATCGGAACATTTCGAGCCCAAACTTACGCCGAATGAGGCAGAATTTCATGGTCAGGGTGGTCCGCTGAACGTTGCCGAGCGCCGCTATACCAATCCGCTGAGCACGGCGTTTGTCGAGGCGGCGACCCAGGCAAAGTACCGGCTCAATACAGATTTCAACGGCAGTGAGCAGGAGGGCGTGGGCTTCTACTACGCCTACCAGAAAGACGGCACACGCTGTAGCAACGCGCGGGCCTATCTCGAACCCGCCACGGCGCGTTCCAACCTGACGGTTTGCAGCGGCGCGTATGTCACCCGGGTGCTACTCGAAGACACCCGCGCCACCGGTGTCGAATACCGCGATACAAAGGGGCTGACGCAGGTCCGTGCCGGGCGCGAAGTTGTGCTCTGCGGCGGCGCGTTCAACTCGCCGCAACTGCTGATGCTGTCCGGGATCGGTCCGCGGGAGGAACTGTCCCGGCATGGCATAGAACTGCGCCATGCGTTGGGGGGCGTCGGGCAGAATCTTCAGGATCATATCGACGTGTTCGTGCGCGTCAGCGCCCGCAGCCGCCAAAGCATCTCGATGCATCCGAGTTACTGGCTCAAGGGGCTGTGGGGCGCTCTGACGTATCTGAGCGGCCGGCGGGGCGTGCTGTCGAGCAACGGCGCCGAGGCCGGCGGGTTCATCCGCTCCCGGCCCGAGGAGCCGGTACCCGACCTGCAGCTGCACTTCGCGCCAATGCTGTACGACGATCACGGGCGAGACCTGAAGACCGCGATGAGCGGTTATGGCTACGCGGTGATGATCTACGGGCTCAGGCCGTCGTCGCGCGGGCGCGTCGGTCTGCACAGTGCCGACCCGTTTGCCGCGCCGCTGATCGACCCCAACTACATGGCCGAGTCCGCCGATGTCGAGCGACTGGTGCGCGGTGTCCACCTGGTGCGCAAGATCCTGGCGCAGGCGGCGTTTGCCCCGCACCACGAGGTTGAGGTCTTGCCCGGGCCGGCGCTGCAGAATGACGACGATCTCGCCGCATGGGTACGGCGCAGCGGTGAATCAGCGTACCACCCGGTTGGCACCTGCAAGATGGGTGTTGATCCGATGGCGGTGGTCGATCCGCGCCTGCGCGTGCATGGCCTGCAATGCCTGCGGGTGGTCGATGCCTCCATCATGCCGACGCTGGTCGGCGGAAACACCAATCAGCCGGCAACCATGATCGGCGAGAAAGGTGCCGCGATGATACTTGAGGATGCCGGGGAGATGGTCGGCTGA
- a CDS encoding 2Fe-2S iron-sulfur cluster-binding protein, giving the protein MGKITFIEHDQTKHVAEFKTGSSVMQIAVDNLIPGIDGDCGGECACGTCHVIVSDDWFRKTGTPGGEEEQMLSMTPERESTSRLGCQVVITDEMDGMTVHLPEFQM; this is encoded by the coding sequence ATGGGTAAGATTACTTTTATAGAACATGATCAAACTAAACATGTCGCTGAGTTCAAAACTGGTTCCTCGGTAATGCAAATCGCCGTTGACAATCTGATCCCCGGTATTGACGGGGACTGCGGGGGGGAATGTGCCTGTGGCACCTGCCACGTCATCGTCTCGGACGATTGGTTCAGAAAGACAGGTACGCCTGGTGGTGAGGAAGAGCAAATGCTGTCAATGACCCCGGAGCGGGAGAGCACTTCGCGCCTGGGCTGCCAGGTGGTCATTACTGATGAAATGGACGGCATGACCGTGCATTTACCCGAGTTCCAGATGTGA
- a CDS encoding choline dehydrogenase: MYDYIIVGAGSAGCVLANRLTADSSKRVALLEAGPKDKNPLIHMPIGIALLSNSKKLNWALETEPQEHLKERRLFWPRGKTLGGSSSINAMVYIRGHKADYDHWGQVAGTDLWGWDRALKLFRRLEDNKRFGADSYHGEGGELTVSELKSVNPLSRDFVRAAPHVELPINTDFNGETQEGLGLYQVTQKNGRRWSSAQAFLRVAENRPNLDVLTDARVTRVVMDGKRAVGVTLNQGGEYRQLRLNNGGEVILSGGAVNSPQLLMLSGIGDSEELGKHGIPLVHHLPEVGQNLVDHLDITIMHAANSRLPIGVAPSFLFRGVSALFSYIFARRGFLTSNVAESGGFVKSERSCERPNVQFHFLPTYLKDHGRKVMAGYGYTLHICDLMPRSRGFIGLKSPDPLADPLIQPNYLSNPEDIKTMISAVKFGRRILGAPTMALHSKREIKPGNSVSSDSQIADFIRENAETIYHPVGTCRMGADPDSVVDPELKVRGIEGLRVVDASIMPSLVAGNTNAPTMMIAENAADILLGNV, translated from the coding sequence ATGTACGATTACATTATTGTCGGTGCGGGATCGGCGGGCTGTGTATTGGCCAATCGGCTTACGGCGGACTCTTCAAAGCGAGTAGCGTTGCTAGAAGCGGGCCCAAAGGATAAAAATCCACTCATACATATGCCTATAGGTATAGCACTCCTTTCCAATAGTAAAAAGCTGAATTGGGCTCTTGAAACCGAACCTCAAGAACATCTGAAGGAGCGCCGCCTGTTTTGGCCTCGTGGGAAAACACTTGGCGGGTCCTCTTCTATCAACGCCATGGTCTATATCAGAGGTCACAAAGCCGATTATGACCACTGGGGTCAAGTTGCCGGGACCGACCTCTGGGGATGGGATCGCGCTTTAAAATTGTTTCGTCGACTGGAAGATAATAAACGTTTTGGCGCAGATTCTTACCATGGGGAGGGCGGTGAGCTCACCGTAAGTGAACTCAAATCAGTCAATCCGTTGAGTCGAGATTTTGTTCGAGCGGCACCTCATGTAGAGCTCCCGATAAACACGGACTTTAATGGAGAGACGCAAGAGGGATTGGGACTCTACCAGGTGACACAAAAAAATGGTCGCCGTTGGAGTTCAGCGCAGGCATTTCTGCGTGTCGCGGAGAACCGGCCTAATCTTGATGTGCTAACGGACGCGCGGGTAACCCGGGTGGTAATGGACGGTAAGCGGGCAGTCGGCGTGACACTGAACCAGGGGGGCGAATATCGCCAGCTTAGACTCAATAACGGCGGTGAAGTCATATTGTCTGGTGGTGCGGTTAATTCACCACAACTACTTATGCTTTCGGGAATCGGTGATAGCGAAGAGCTTGGAAAACACGGGATCCCCCTTGTGCATCATCTTCCTGAGGTCGGCCAGAATCTGGTTGATCATTTGGATATTACGATCATGCACGCGGCAAACTCACGTTTGCCCATTGGCGTTGCTCCCAGTTTCCTGTTTCGGGGCGTGAGCGCATTATTCTCATATATCTTTGCGCGACGTGGATTTCTTACCAGTAATGTTGCCGAGTCCGGAGGCTTTGTTAAATCCGAGCGCTCGTGCGAACGGCCAAATGTGCAATTCCACTTTTTGCCAACTTACCTGAAGGATCATGGACGAAAAGTGATGGCCGGGTATGGGTACACCTTGCATATTTGCGATCTAATGCCCAGAAGCCGCGGTTTTATTGGTCTCAAAAGCCCTGACCCATTGGCCGACCCGTTGATTCAACCCAATTATCTCAGTAACCCCGAAGACATCAAAACAATGATCTCGGCCGTTAAATTTGGACGACGGATACTCGGGGCACCAACAATGGCTTTACATAGTAAACGAGAAATTAAGCCCGGAAACTCGGTGTCTTCGGACAGTCAGATTGCGGACTTTATCCGGGAAAATGCAGAGACTATTTACCACCCCGTTGGCACTTGTCGTATGGGCGCGGATCCGGATTCAGTCGTTGATCCGGAATTAAAAGTCAGAGGGATTGAAGGGCTAAGAGTTGTCGATGCCTCGATAATGCCCAGTTTGGTTGCCGGTAACACCAACGCACCCACCATGATGATTGCCGAAAATGCAGCCGACATCCTCTTGGGAAATGTTTAG
- a CDS encoding long-chain-fatty-acid--CoA ligase, whose protein sequence is MTPDTRVNQLQKRQEINVLGQMMNMELTVNSLIDHAARYHGDAEIVSIGTDGNPSRSDWATVSERSRQLASALRTAGYVQGDRCATICWNNVGHLECYLGISGGGMVCHTINPRLFPEQLVYVINNAQDKVIFFDKTFLTIVSNIRDRLETVEKFVLMSEPDEEIAAQFPGLLFYEEFLQRGTPNANWPEIAENQASSLCYTSGTTGNPKGVLYSHRSTVLHALVAAQPDALNLSARDVVMPVVPMFHVNAWGVPYITAMVGAKLVLPGPGLDGQSLVKLIDSESVTIALGVPTIWQGLLSALDELGSSAQSLKRTVIGGSACPPSMMSEFRGKYGVEVVHAWGMTETSPIGTVNALLSKHNTLSEEGRNKIRESQGRPPYGVQLKIVGEDGHQLPEDGIAQGNLRIRGHWVVADYFGVEPNQTLEEDGWFETGDVASINDDGFMTIRDRSKDIIKSGGEWISTVELEGIAMGHSAINEAAVVAASHDKWDERPILLAVKIPDANITEEELLAHYQGKVAKWQIPDRAIFVEGLPRNATGKVLKNKLRSEYGEVLVSKPAS, encoded by the coding sequence ATGACGCCAGATACTCGCGTCAACCAACTACAAAAACGACAGGAGATAAACGTGCTTGGCCAAATGATGAACATGGAGCTCACCGTGAATTCCTTGATCGACCATGCTGCTCGCTACCATGGAGACGCTGAGATTGTGTCGATAGGAACGGATGGAAATCCCAGTCGATCTGACTGGGCAACTGTTTCGGAGCGGTCGCGACAACTTGCGTCAGCGCTTCGAACGGCAGGCTATGTCCAGGGGGATCGGTGCGCGACCATTTGTTGGAATAACGTGGGGCACCTGGAATGTTACCTTGGCATCTCTGGTGGCGGGATGGTGTGTCACACCATTAACCCGCGACTGTTTCCAGAACAACTCGTTTACGTTATCAACAATGCTCAAGACAAAGTCATATTCTTTGACAAAACGTTCCTTACCATTGTTTCAAATATCCGAGACCGACTGGAGACGGTTGAGAAATTTGTATTGATGTCCGAACCGGACGAAGAAATTGCAGCGCAATTTCCAGGCTTGTTGTTTTATGAAGAGTTTCTCCAGCGAGGAACGCCTAACGCGAATTGGCCTGAAATCGCCGAAAACCAGGCCTCAAGCCTCTGCTATACATCGGGCACCACCGGAAATCCCAAAGGGGTGCTCTATTCACACCGCTCCACCGTTCTGCACGCGCTGGTAGCTGCTCAACCCGACGCACTGAATTTATCGGCACGGGACGTGGTGATGCCGGTTGTTCCTATGTTTCACGTAAATGCGTGGGGGGTACCCTACATTACGGCGATGGTTGGAGCCAAACTGGTGTTGCCTGGTCCTGGCCTGGATGGGCAAAGTTTGGTCAAGCTGATCGATTCAGAAAGCGTAACGATTGCGCTGGGTGTGCCTACGATTTGGCAGGGACTTCTCTCGGCTTTGGACGAGCTTGGCTCCTCGGCACAGTCGCTTAAACGGACGGTGATAGGGGGTAGCGCTTGTCCGCCCTCAATGATGTCGGAGTTTCGTGGTAAGTATGGCGTAGAAGTTGTCCATGCATGGGGAATGACAGAAACATCACCGATCGGGACCGTCAACGCACTGCTGTCGAAACACAATACTCTTTCGGAGGAAGGAAGAAACAAAATCCGTGAAAGCCAGGGACGGCCTCCCTACGGGGTGCAGCTCAAAATTGTAGGAGAAGACGGTCATCAACTGCCCGAAGATGGCATTGCTCAGGGAAATCTCCGCATCCGTGGTCATTGGGTGGTAGCCGATTACTTCGGTGTTGAACCAAATCAGACTCTTGAGGAAGACGGTTGGTTCGAGACAGGTGATGTTGCTTCGATCAATGATGATGGATTTATGACAATACGTGACCGCTCAAAAGATATTATTAAATCTGGTGGTGAATGGATATCTACAGTCGAATTGGAGGGAATCGCAATGGGCCATTCTGCCATCAATGAAGCTGCCGTAGTGGCGGCCTCCCATGATAAATGGGACGAACGACCGATCCTGTTGGCAGTAAAAATACCCGACGCAAATATTACTGAGGAGGAACTTCTTGCTCATTATCAGGGGAAAGTCGCCAAGTGGCAGATCCCGGATCGCGCGATCTTTGTGGAAGGATTGCCACGCAATGCCACTGGGAAAGTATTAAAAAACAAGCTGCGTTCTGAGTATGGGGAAGTATTAGTCAGTAAACCGGCAAGCTAG
- a CDS encoding aldehyde dehydrogenase family protein: protein MQIASLAKVGLPNVSTSDTIDSTFAALQRAQLARRGSFTLEARIAQLDQLRDSIKRYESNIIAACAADFRKPAPEVKLTELLPVLQEIRHTKKHLRKWMRPKRVAASVGVLGTKSYVRPEPKGVCLIIAPWNYPLNLALGPLVSALAAGNGAIIKPSEMTPHTSKVIANIVAETFPPDLVSVIEGDAAVAQKLLALPFDHIFFTGSPAVGKVVMEAAAKNLSSVTLELGGKSPTIVGPDANIKRAARNIVWGKFANNGQTCIAPDHVFVHVNIADQFNEALKTEIGRVYGKTPEAQKSTADYCRIVNRRHFQRVSNLIDDAKNKGARVFEGGVTDAEENFIAPTLISNVSSDMDISREELFGPILPVIEFDDIDLVIKKINDNPKPLALYIFDKNEAFATDIIERTSSGAVGVNLTVVHFLHPGLPFGGVNNSGIGAAHGEYGFRAFSHEKALMEDKHSLMHLLFPPYTAWVRRLIEAAVRILG from the coding sequence ATGCAGATTGCTAGTCTGGCGAAGGTTGGGCTGCCCAATGTGTCAACCAGCGATACGATTGATTCAACGTTCGCGGCCCTACAGCGGGCACAACTTGCGCGTCGCGGAAGTTTTACCTTGGAGGCTCGAATAGCGCAGCTCGACCAGCTGCGGGATTCAATTAAACGCTACGAATCAAACATCATTGCGGCTTGCGCGGCGGACTTTCGAAAACCCGCTCCAGAAGTCAAATTAACTGAACTCCTGCCGGTGCTTCAGGAAATTCGACACACTAAAAAACACTTGCGTAAATGGATGCGTCCGAAGCGAGTGGCTGCATCCGTTGGTGTTCTGGGCACGAAATCTTATGTTCGGCCAGAACCAAAGGGAGTGTGCCTGATTATTGCACCGTGGAATTATCCGCTCAATCTTGCGCTCGGACCTCTCGTCTCAGCGTTGGCTGCAGGGAACGGAGCCATCATTAAACCCTCGGAAATGACACCACATACCTCAAAGGTGATTGCCAACATTGTCGCCGAAACCTTCCCTCCCGATCTGGTTTCCGTGATTGAGGGTGATGCCGCGGTAGCGCAGAAACTGTTGGCCTTACCCTTCGACCACATATTCTTCACGGGCAGTCCTGCGGTAGGCAAGGTGGTCATGGAGGCTGCCGCCAAGAACCTTTCCTCAGTGACACTGGAATTGGGGGGTAAGTCCCCGACCATTGTTGGCCCAGATGCCAACATAAAGAGGGCTGCGAGAAACATTGTCTGGGGTAAGTTTGCCAATAATGGACAGACCTGTATCGCCCCAGATCATGTTTTTGTGCACGTTAATATCGCAGATCAATTCAATGAAGCACTTAAAACGGAAATTGGGCGAGTCTATGGAAAAACACCAGAAGCCCAGAAATCGACCGCCGACTATTGCCGGATTGTAAATCGACGTCATTTCCAGCGAGTTTCAAACCTGATAGATGATGCCAAAAACAAAGGTGCAAGAGTCTTTGAAGGCGGTGTTACAGATGCTGAAGAGAATTTTATTGCTCCGACGTTGATTTCAAATGTATCGAGCGACATGGATATTTCACGTGAGGAGTTATTCGGCCCGATCTTACCCGTTATTGAATTCGACGATATTGATCTGGTTATCAAGAAAATCAACGATAACCCTAAACCGCTTGCGCTTTACATATTCGACAAAAACGAGGCTTTTGCCACGGATATTATCGAGCGAACGAGCTCCGGCGCTGTAGGAGTCAACCTTACAGTTGTGCATTTTCTACATCCGGGCCTGCCGTTTGGTGGAGTTAATAATTCCGGGATAGGGGCGGCACACGGTGAATACGGTTTCCGCGCTTTTTCGCATGAAAAGGCGTTGATGGAGGATAAACATTCTCTTATGCATCTTCTTTTTCCACCCTATACAGCCTGGGTCCGGCGTCTTATAGAGGCTGCTGTTCGTATTCTGGGCTGA